atgtctgccttctctccagTGTAATGGGACTAGAGGGTGCTTCATTTGTGGTGCTCGAAGtgccaaaaaacatttttgaaaaattcaaCAACATCCCTCTCGACCCGTTTACTCAAAATAATCAGTAGTCCTTGTAATGAGTAGTTTCACAAGCATTAGTGTCTCATTCATGAGTAGATGCATGTTCCCTTCTGCTCTGTGTTAGGGCATGatttagaagaaagaaaatagttcctacatgaaactgttcacaacaaggtctgtggatgaTCTTGAGTAACCAAGTCCTGGTTTCTGGAAGGAGTCATTAATTTTGAGTTTTTTGGTCAATAACTCCAAAACCTGGCAACTCATACAAAACTACAAGTAAGGGGaaacatatgtttttttaactttgggTTGAAGTATCTGTCAGCTGTCTCAGATGTATTTAATTCAAAGCTGTAGAGCAGTTCCCCTCCTCAGTCCAGGTCTTAATAAGATGTGTCTGCTCCATATTCACCGGGCCCTTCTGGAataatatgtgtgtatgaagaTATACGGCCCAGTCGCGTCCTTTTCCCAGTCTGTGATCTCTCAGCTGGGTGGAATAGCGGTAGAGCTGTCGCTAGAGGAGCTGAGCAGCCTCCAACTGACTGAGCGAAGGAGCATCGCCTCTATGGGTGCCATCAGTGCCTGGAGCAATCGACAGGTAGCTGCTTTGGCCGTACATTTAACATAGCTGTAGCTACAGTAATAAACTGGGCTGTATGTGTGGATCTTAACTCCTTTTCTCATCTCAGCTTGCTGCACTGTTCACCTCCGTGTTAAACTCCACCAAGCAGAGTCCAAGTCAACTTGACTCCAGCATACTCGTGGCAATGGGATACATTGTGTGTGGAGCTAAAACCACAGAGATGAATTTGTTCAACGCCATTGAGTTCAGGTGAGCAGATAAAATGCACTTTCACAGGCCCTTTTGAATGTGTTCTTTTATAGTCTTGATGTTTGACTCCAACTccagctctgctgctgccaaTATTCAGTCCCGTAATTTCCCTCCCAACCCTACACTCCTTGTGCTGTGTCTCTCCCTGGTGGCTGCAGTAAGGCGGTGCTCTGGCTGGGTCAGCTGAGGCTGTCCTGctcagaggagcagctgctggctcTTGTCGGACTGTTGGCCCACAGTCTTGCTTTTGGACCCATAAGTTCATGGGGAACTGATGTCTTCATTGAGATCGGAGTTCTGGCAGGTAGTGAGCATTCGCTTCACTCACCggttttcagtattttcacacCTATATTCACTAATACTGTAAGATTTTATTTATCAGTCAGTTGCTAATTGCATTTTAGACAGCTGTATTCAATTTCTCAATATTGACAAATGGATCTTCTTATAATCAGCTTATTTGTGTTGCTCAGTCAAATGTTATATGTACTCACAAGCTTAAGATAAAGTCgattttattatttgtcttCTTGACACCCTCTAAATCCATGCAGTGACTCACCCGTTGGTGGATCCTTGCATCTGTGACTCATGCGattattttgcacttttttcagCTGGTCTCCCAGATATTGCGATGTCAGCTTTGGTGAAAGAGCAGATTGAAGGAATCAAACCTCTGGCCATCTCAATGATACCACCTAATAAGTTTGCTGTAAGCAAAGTCACTACATTGAGacaattttcatttcacatttcacagctcATATAAACTGAATTTTGGTGGTGAATTCACCTTGACAGCTCTGAGTCTTATCTCATCTGTtcccatctatctgtctgtcactTCCTCAAGGTGGTGTTTAACCAGAGGCAGATCGGTATGTTCTCCTACGAGCAGGCTGCAGCAGTAACTGAAGAGCAGCTCGCCGCTCTGTCTGATGTGCAGAGGACGGCTCTGGCTATGGTGCTGACACCGTGGGAGGACAGGCCTGTAGACTTCAGAGGTGAATCACTGCATTTCTTGTTACTAATAACAGTAAAGAAGGGTCATTTCTGGAAGATtacttattttttcttattaatgaaagatgttatttatttgataaatatGAACTAACCTCTTTCAAAGCTTTAACGTTAAAGTTGTGTCCCAGTTCCAtacttgtttgcttgttttcttgcCTGAGATCATCCAAgagctgttttatttaaatttttccCAGCTGTAAGTAGCTCCTCTAGTATGTGCTTTGTGCCTCTGCAGGATTCTTAAATCATCTCTGTAGCATTACAGGACTCATTGTGTTGTTTATATGTGCTTTAATAATTTCACAATTACATATATCAGTTTTTCTGATATGTTTGATGATGTGTTTTCCTGACTacatcacacaaaaacaaagtgtaacgGTGTTTGTTGTTATGATATATAAAGACACAGGAATCATACTTTGCATGGCTCAACATTTGAATAAGCTTCACTGTGTTCCTGTAGGGAAGTCACTGGGGTTGGCACTGAGCCACAGTCCTCTGTGTCTCATACTGGGACTGCTGACACTGCTGATCGTCCTGCCCTGTCCCGCTCTGATCTGCCCTGGCACATGACCCTACTCACCCCCTGCTGGATCAGGAGACAACTCCTCACCCACCCGCATAACCAAGATGGTCTAATTTATTTGTACAATACCATACCTCTTTAAAATAAGTAGCACTTCAGGATTTCTATAATACTATATTAGATGAGTTTGTAAATTCTTTCTTGCAACCATCACTGATATATCAACATTCAGCACTAAAAGAACCAAATAAATAGTATAATTCAGTGGAGAAGTAACAACAGAGCATTAACATGTATCAAGTCTAACCAACACCCACagaattattttcattgcactcagcttatttattttttgataaacCCGTATGAATCCTTATTGTCCCGATATACCCCTCTCAGGGATGTGACGCCATACCCAGCGATTCAACCCAAAcacttaaataataaattaaatatagtTGTTATACAGTTGTTACAAGCACATTTAAAGTGTTGTAAACCTAAAAAgctatatatttatttttgtgagtatttttgtcattgtaaGACCTGTAATGTTTGCTAGATGTATATATATCTATTGTGAGTTATCTTGATCAGCTAATATATACATAATGTTCATGTAGGACCTGATTAGTTTTAGAATTGATTAATGTTGGTCAAATTCGGTCTATTTTTTGCTGTGAGTTTTGTATTGTTGTGCACACTTTCTGGTGTATAATCCTAAATTAGTAAACTGAACCAATCTGCCTGTAACTGactctgttcattttttatttatttaatacagtgtatttttttttttttaaagtgaactTCACAGTTTTATTATCAGTTTTCATTAATATCTCACATGTCACTATGTGGGCATAAAGCTTCAtacaagagggaaaaaaatgatagtGGACTACTTTGATCCAAGTTATTaacatgtgtatatatagttgtgttgactttgactttttaaagtCAGCGTCATAAGATAGTAATGTTAAATATTACAATAATGGATATCGCACCAAAATGAAGAGTTTGACATAAGACAAGTCAAAGCTTCAACTTTTTAACTAAAAATTATAAATCGAAATTTTCGAAATCTTTTATCTGTTATATAATTTTGActtcaaatgttttttaaaaaagagaccCTTGTGTGATCAATCTGTTGAAATATCATACAGTAGATGTGCGAGCTGCTCCAAACCCTGTCCTGTGTCACATTACCCAGCCCAGGCCATATCATCCTCCTTACGTTACCATCTAttcaattaaatgaaaatagCCTGGTTGCCACATCAGTGTCACGTTGCTTGAAGTAGTCGATAGAAGTCATGGCAGATAAGCTGACCGAGTGACGTCCAGAAGGTGGGAGCTGCTTCTGAACGTGGCCAACGGGCTGCAGCACTGACTTCACTGCGAGCCTGTCAAACACAACCAACACAGCCAACATGGCGGACTGGGGTGAGGAAACTAAGTTGGGAAGGATAGCTATCTGTGCATCATTCGCTTGTCACAGCCTTTGTTTGGACGAGACAAACGCTCCGTTATTGTCAGACTCGCTTGTTAAATGTGGATTGGTTTAACGAAATTTATGTTGTCGTTTTTACAGACGCTGACAACTTCGAGCCGGAGGAGCCGATTAAAAAGGCGGCAGCGATGGACAGATGGGAAGGTGAAGACGAAGATGAAGATGTCAAGGTAAAATAACAGGACAAGCACACGTTTAGTGTGAGTTGGGATTTTGTATGGGTTCAAGGTAAACCGGCTTTTTGCTCGTCTGGTTTGTGTCAAGCTAACGTTGGGTCGAAGCGCTGTTGCCCCCGCTGTGTTGCCATGCTTCAACGCGGTTCCAGGCTGCCTGTCAATCCTAACAGCCGAGCCTGTGTTAGCTTTGTGCTAGCTGGCGGCTAACTCATGTGGCTCCATCAGACAGCCTGTAGTACCTCCAACTTGGCTAACGTTGTGCCACTACTCGGTTTTCTACTGTCGTAACATACCGTTGTGGAATAAACTTGATTTCTGTGCGctggtgttgtttgtttttatttggaggCTGGTCGTTAAAGGTTTAGTTAATTATTCGAAAGCCGCACTAAATTTGGATAACGTAGCTTGAAGCTAAGCTCCAACCGGGCCACTTAGCTAGCAAACTCGCTAACTTAGCTCCCATATCGGCTTGCCTCTGAAAATGGGCTTTAATGTTGGTCAGCTTCGACGTAGCGTCGCTTACTTAACTTGTTTGGAGTACTTGTCTAATATGTGGTTAATGTGGACGGTTATCCCGTCATTGCCCAAAGTTGGTTGCATTAAACGATTATAGAAGATTAGCATTCGTGTCCCGTCCTGAATTCCCACAGCTTGGGTTACGTTCAGCATGAGGCAGCGTTAGCTTGCTAACCAACTTTAGCTGTAATCAGATGAAATCATCTGGGTTGATGACTCAACTCAGCCAAGAACTAGGCCTAGAACTTTCCGACTTTACAACAGGCCTGTAGTAGGAAACTGGTGCTCAGTTGATAACTGCTGTACAGGTGCTTATTGAGTGAATGTTGACATGGTTGTTGTCCAGAAACCTCTTATAATTGACCCAGGGAAAGTGCTGGTAGATGCCTTTTCCATTGTTCCGTTTTCTGTAACATATGGTGTCATAACTAAAGAAACCAATGGATTCATATGTACTGTAGTACAGACTATGGTCTTATTCAGCAAAGCAAGTAAAAAAgcaaagtaattttttttgtgacaaaataGGTGCTATCACCATTAAGTACGGCCCAAAATAGATACATTTGTAATTCCAAATGGATAGATGAATAGGACAGCAAAGCCCACTGAATAAAtagagtgtgtgtctctgtaaagTTGAGGAGGTTATTCCATTTACAGTTTGTGAAGTGCTGAATTTTGCAGACAAGAGTTTGGCAAGGAACTTTATTGAATTTATgtagaaaataacatttaaatgattaacAATGCTAATGTGGATACTTTTGGAGTTTAGTGCACCTCTGACTGTTCGACCCATCTTAAATTGCGTGTGTGAACTTGGTTTTTGGATTAGCCCCAGGCGCCAGCAGTTTTTTTAAGGCAGTGTCAAGTCAGGCTAGTATGCATGCAGTCAGTAGCCCAGTATTATCACACACCGTAAAAATCACACATAAAATGATCAGTCAGATTTTCAAAGCAATGAACCATGTATCCCCTCTTAAGTATTACATGAGACCAAATTCTTGAAGgtttcaaacaaaaacttaaatCACTAATTTTGTTTTGAGGATAATAATTTTTCCCCCATCACTACTGTCAAAGTCTTAGCAGTCTTGATGTACTTGGACTCACCCAGCACCgcttatttttttgtcatcgtttgtgtgttatatttctgtatgcatgtttgttATGTAACATTAACTGACATTTATCTCAGGGTTTTCATACAGTTTGACTGTGTAGCCTGCATAATAAAACGGTACCTTTCCCATCGTTGTTTATTTTTAGGACAACTGggatgatgacgatgaagatgaggagaaaaaagCTGAGATGACAAAAGCAGGTATGGCCCTGTGAAACATTACAATATGGACATGTCGTATATTGATCAGTGGCTAAGTTGCCTGCTTTTTCTACAAACTGATGTCTCGTTATTCTCattactattgttattattattgtttttagtTTCAGAGCCAAAGgtatctgaaaagaaaaagttaattGAGAAgatcaaagagaaagaaaatcggctaaagaaaaaacagcaggagCTGAAGCAGCAGTTGCAGGAaaaagtgagattttttttaatcacttatGACTGCAATAATTCACTTCATAATTCACATCATGTCACCTTTACTAATATTcgaatgttgtttttgtgacatCTGTTGTTTCAGGAAGAACAGCTCACTCCTGAAGAACAACTTGCAGAGAAGTTAAGAGTGAAGAAATTACAGGAAGATTCAGACTTGGAGCTAGCAAAAGAAGCTTTTGGTAAGTCAGGATCacttttcatgtatttcttttcatgtaTATTTAATCTAGTGCTCTTAAAAATACACCCTTTTTGTAAACATGAAACCATACATGAAGTGGGTACCTTTTTTGagaattatttaatttataattcatatttaatgttaaatttatcttttatgtatatatataaatgtatgtatgtatgtatgtagtaAAAGCTGAAGGTTTTATCATAAtgacatgtttcatttcagtctgtcaATAAGTGacaatctttttctttttttttaaacattttagattttagtcTAGGCAGCACTAGAAATCCCTAGTGCAAATTATTTGTctatttgtgcttttttaatTGACTTATTCATGTTAGTACTTTTACTAAATCAAACCAAGGAACTCTTGACTGAATGACCATGAAACTACTAAATTCAAGCGCTACCCTTCTTTGGCATTTCTGTACTGCAATTTCTTGTTATTGCTGTCATCCCAGCACCCTCAAAATCCAGCCCAACTTTTCACCTTAGAGGCAGCTCATTGgtataaacacaagcaaaacattGGAGGTCCAGTATAAAAGTAAGGCTTTGCATCTGTGACTCTTTATGTTCTTTGAAGAGACACCcaactgcttttttaaaatattttttccaggTGTCAGCAGCACTGCAAACAGTGTCACTGGGATTGATGCCATGTGTCCATCTTCCAAAGAAGACTTCACAGAGTTTGAAAAAttgctgaaagaaaagataTCCCAGTTTGAAAAGTCTGTGCATTATTCAAGTTTCTTGGATTCATTGTTTCGGGAACTCTGTATTTCATGTAAGACCAGCATCTTCTACAACCATTTTTAGTGAACAATATTGATTATTGTGCTTATTCACAAAATTAGCATTGtacattttaatcaaagcaGGCTTGACTAATaaccttttttccctctcttacAGTGGAAGTAGATGACCTGAAGAAAGTCAGTAATTCTCTGTCAGTCCTACttagtgaaaaacagaaacaagaaaaagtgaGTTGACTCCATGCTTGTATTTTTTCACAGATAAATCCATTAATTTTCAGAAGAGGGTGCTGTTTACCTAGCCtgatcatttgtgtgtgtgctcttaaTAGAAATCAACCCATTTGTTCCCATTGATGTACATATGTAAACAgacttttatttgcttttgtagCAAAAcaagggaaagaagaagaagaaaggggtCGTACCTGGAGGAGGTTTGAAAGCACAGATGAGAGATGACCTTGACTATGCAGAGTTTGATGGTGGCTACGCCCAAGACTATGAAGACTTCATGTGACACTGGCTCCATCACAACTGCCCTTCTCCCCTCTCAACTCTCAGAAATGCAGCTGTACCTTCTCATGCTGTCCAGTGCCATCCTGGAAAATCTGAACTGTGTGTTGCCCCCATCATTTTGCTTCTGTGACCAGAGAGACTATACCAGGGAGCATCCAGTGTCACCAACTCTTTATGTTAATACATATGGAATTGCCTTTTCTCATTCAGCctcaactcacacacacttagaaTCATGTATTTGTTGGGTGATCCAGCTTCAGTGGAGAATACATTGTAACTGCACTTGTCTGAGTTTTGTGGGGctcatttttattaaatgttgcTCCTGTCAAAATGGTAGATACAGTATTGCAGTTATTAAGTGTAGTGACATAGAAACACAAGGTTCTATGCAAATTCTTTAACCAGAATGTCATGTATATATTATAGGTCTCACTTACCTGTGGATGGTTCTCTTACATAAAAGTATATAGTTATCTATAACTTTGGTTGCCAAATTCAGAACAATTATTCAGTACATTATTCATCTTTATCTCTGGAAAGGTTCCATTGTGGATCATTTGAGACTGATGTAACATGTAAGTAGTAGTTATAATTTTACAGGGAGAACATGACATTCACTGTAAGGTAAAAGGGATAGAGGAGTAtaataaatgtgactttgaaACCTCACAGCCATTCTCTTGACACATCTCTGGAATATCCTTGAAAATATGGAGCAAAGAGTGCTTATAGGTATTTTTTGTGcatgacaaaaatgtaatttgatttcTACTAATGCAGAAAAAGTATGGATCAGAGAAGTGGATTAACGTGCTACGACTGGTCTCCTAATCATTGCTTCTGCAAGCTTGTATCAAGTGTGATGAGGAGCGAGGGCTTATGGGCTTCACCCCCACCATGTCTTCATATGGGCTACAGTTGAAAGGGGCGtattcctccttttcttttctagCAATTGACCAGTTTCAATGTTACATAGAAAATTGGATACATACGATATGGAAGATACAgcatctgcagtgttttataaGCATCTAATTTAATAAATCACTGGTCAAAAATCTAAGTTGTGTTTCTGGTCTTGCTTACAATATCAATGAAAGAGACTTTAATGTGAATGGCACAGTACCCAGCTCACTGATAACTGATTTTAATGCATATGTAATAAATATTCTATTTACAGTTTCAAGTAAATATTTACCACAGTACTTTTGAAAATGTAAGACataaaaactgcaaatgttCCTTGGGAAGAAACTGCAAGAAGTAGACCTAGCTTTGTTTAGTTACATATTCAATTAGTTTGAAAAAAAGTGGacttgaaaatgtatttgaatcAAAACAAGGGTAATTCTCTCTACACTCATCCTTATTGCAGATGCTAAATTTGTCTCCATGTGGAGCTCTAACCTTCAGTGTTCAACTTCTGGCTTCTGTCCGTCTTCCTGTAGGATTTCTGGTGCTTCGTCTACGACTGTTGCGAGGCGCATTGGCTCTCTGCCGGCGTCGGTTCTGTCTGCCTTCTCCTCTCACCACACTTGTTACTGTCTGACCTCGAGAACGCTGCAGGGCCTGGAAGACACTCTGGTGTGTCACCTCACGATCTCCACAGGTGAATGTCAAAGCTATGCCGTCGTTGCTCTTCATGACACGAGATGTACCATCAGAAGTGCCATCAAAGCAGCGTCCAAGTGCAATCTCTTTGGCTGTGCGGGGATCCTGGTCTGTCACTGTATAAATTCCATAGTTATGGCCCAGTGGGTCAAGAGGTGCTAGCATGGTGAACTCATTGGTGTCGTTGTTGACGGCTAGGGGCAGGTGGTTGACTAGATACTCTTGAAGCATTGTGTTGACGTGATCTCTCCTACAGCTTCCTTGTGGAATCACTTTCACCAGAGTACGATCTACACGTTCCTGATCGTAGAGCATCCCGCTGCACTTGAACTCCAGGCACACAGCTGAAACAGTTGCCTGATCCATGTCACGGATGCTGCGGGTGTCACGGAGACCATACAGCTGGCCAACTGTCTTTGGGTGGGTGCCACCCATGTTGCGGGATCGTACGTTGATCTCATGTGGACTGTTGATTTTGACTTTAATATAGCAGGCCCGGTATTCCATGGGCTTTGGC
The Scatophagus argus isolate fScaArg1 chromosome 1, fScaArg1.pri, whole genome shotgun sequence DNA segment above includes these coding regions:
- the eif3jb gene encoding eukaryotic translation initiation factor 3 subunit J-B, which translates into the protein MADWDADNFEPEEPIKKAAAMDRWEGEDEDEDVKDNWDDDDEDEEKKAEMTKAVSEPKVSEKKKLIEKIKEKENRLKKKQQELKQQLQEKEEQLTPEEQLAEKLRVKKLQEDSDLELAKEAFGVSSTANSVTGIDAMCPSSKEDFTEFEKLLKEKISQFEKSVHYSSFLDSLFRELCISLEVDDLKKVSNSLSVLLSEKQKQEKQNKGKKKKKGVVPGGGLKAQMRDDLDYAEFDGGYAQDYEDFM